TGCTTTTCTTCCAAGCGCTTTTCGATTTTTTCAAGCTCTTTTTTATCATTTAAGAGCATGTCTTTGTTCTCTTTAATCAGCTCTTCTAAGGTAATTTTTCTTGTACGACGCATGTGTATCACCTC
The Caldalkalibacillus thermarum genome window above contains:
- a CDS encoding FbpB family small basic protein; its protein translation is MRRTRKITLEELIKENKDMLLNDKKELEKIEKRLEEKHVKNL